One genomic window of Parcubacteria group bacterium includes the following:
- the dnaB gene encoding replicative DNA helicase: protein MAEQRLTTNTAEKLPPQNLEAEQSVLGSLLLDQNAVISIGDALKPEDFYKETHKVIYQAMLSLFERREPIDLLSLTNILNERKQLELVGGREYLMDLTNAVPSAANVGHYATIVRKKSTLRNLLYASHQITQLGYDESDDVDAVLDQAEQKLFAISQRSLRQNFISIKSVLHDTFERIEKLHQGDGRLRGISTGFFDLDDKLSGLQASDLVVIAARPSVGKTSLAMDLARHMAVVEKKSVGIFSLEMSKEQLVDRLLCTQAGVELWRMRTGKLSQSPEHDDFPRIGHAMGELSEANIFIDDGANVNIMEIRTKARRLAAEQGVDCIIVDYLQLMEGRSNRNGDNRVQEVAEITRALKSIARELNIPVVALSQLSRAVEQQQGAAIPRLAHLRESGTIEQDADVVLFIYRKSADRKYRPEELSAEERHLAEIHIAKHRNGPTGVIKLFFNEQLVSFQNLAKAGKHADPGYAHAPEPPRAAPVDEVDVPPF from the coding sequence ATGGCAGAACAAAGACTAACCACCAATACCGCCGAAAAACTGCCCCCGCAGAACCTGGAAGCCGAGCAATCCGTGCTCGGCTCCCTGCTGTTGGACCAAAACGCCGTCATCAGCATCGGCGATGCTCTGAAACCCGAAGATTTTTACAAAGAAACGCACAAGGTGATTTACCAGGCAATGCTTTCTCTGTTTGAGCGCAGGGAACCCATTGACTTGCTGTCCTTGACGAACATCCTGAACGAACGGAAGCAGCTTGAGCTCGTGGGGGGCAGGGAGTATTTGATGGATTTGACGAACGCGGTGCCGAGCGCGGCAAACGTGGGGCACTATGCAACCATTGTGCGCAAGAAATCAACCCTGCGCAACCTCCTGTACGCGTCCCACCAAATCACCCAGCTCGGGTACGACGAATCCGATGACGTGGACGCAGTGCTGGACCAAGCAGAGCAAAAGCTCTTCGCCATTTCCCAGCGCTCCTTGCGCCAGAACTTCATCAGCATCAAGTCCGTCCTGCATGACACGTTTGAGCGCATTGAAAAGCTGCACCAGGGGGACGGCAGGCTGCGCGGCATCTCCACCGGGTTTTTTGATTTGGATGACAAGCTCTCGGGCTTGCAGGCCTCGGATTTGGTGGTGATCGCGGCACGGCCTTCGGTCGGGAAAACCTCGCTTGCCATGGACCTGGCGCGCCACATGGCGGTGGTTGAAAAAAAGAGTGTGGGCATCTTCAGCTTGGAAATGTCCAAAGAGCAGCTCGTGGACCGCCTGCTGTGCACCCAGGCAGGAGTTGAATTGTGGCGCATGCGCACGGGCAAGCTCTCCCAGTCACCGGAGCACGACGACTTCCCCCGCATCGGGCACGCCATGGGAGAGCTCTCTGAGGCCAACATCTTCATTGATGACGGCGCAAACGTAAACATCATGGAAATCCGCACCAAGGCGCGCCGCCTCGCCGCGGAGCAGGGAGTTGACTGCATCATCGTGGACTACTTGCAATTGATGGAGGGCCGCTCCAACCGGAACGGCGACAACCGCGTGCAGGAGGTTGCGGAAATCACCCGCGCCCTTAAGTCCATTGCCCGCGAGCTCAACATCCCGGTGGTGGCGCTCTCCCAGCTCTCACGGGCCGTGGAGCAGCAGCAGGGCGCGGCAATCCCGCGCCTCGCGCATTTGCGCGAATCCGGCACCATTGAGCAGGACGCGGACGTGGTGCTCTTCATCTACCGCAAGTCAGCGGACCGCAAGTACCGCCCGGAGGAGCTCTCGGCCGAAGAGCGGCACCTTGCCGAAATCCACATCGCAAAGCACCGCAACGGCCCGACCGGGGTGATCAAGCTCTTCTTTAACGAGCAGCTGGTCAGCTTCCAGAACCTCGCAAAAGCCGGAAAACACGCGGACCCAGGGTACGCGCATGCTCCGGAACCTCCCCGGGCCGCGCCTGTTGACGAAGTTGACGTGCCTCCCTTCTAA
- a CDS encoding YbaB/EbfC family nucleoid-associated protein, with protein sequence MFNKLKQFKELRSQAKTLQTALKEETVTCEKGGVTITMDGNQDITAVLVRPDLLSLGRKRDLENAIRDANAAAIEKTKRIMARKMQSMGGFDQFGLGDKKIGT encoded by the coding sequence ATGTTCAACAAACTCAAACAATTCAAAGAGCTCCGAAGCCAGGCTAAAACTCTCCAAACCGCGCTCAAAGAAGAAACCGTCACCTGCGAAAAAGGCGGAGTCACCATCACCATGGACGGCAACCAGGACATCACGGCCGTTCTGGTGCGGCCTGATTTGCTCTCTTTGGGCCGGAAGCGCGATCTGGAGAATGCCATCAGAGATGCGAATGCCGCTGCCATAGAAAAGACCAAGCGCATCATGGCAAGAAAAATGCAGTCCATGGGAGGGTTTGACCAGTTTGGCTTGGGCGACAAAAAAATAGGGACATGA